The following proteins are co-located in the Nocardioides piscis genome:
- a CDS encoding ABC transporter permease — protein MSVFAPAPGAAPLVRQVAAQARMETRLMLRNGEQLLLAIVIPVIVLVAGVLAADRLGLDLGGRAPVDVLAPGVLALAVMSTAFTSIAIATGFERRYGVIKRLGSSPLPRHGLLLGKVLALLNVVLLQLVVLVVVALVLGWRPSLEHPALSAGAAALTVAAGTWAFASLGLFVAGVLRAEATLALANLVYLLLMAGGGVVLPTSSYGAAAGLVSWLPSGALGDAMRAALIDARLDWAALLVLLGWGVLGTLLTARTFKWE, from the coding sequence ATGAGCGTGTTCGCACCTGCTCCGGGAGCTGCCCCGCTCGTTCGCCAGGTGGCCGCCCAGGCTCGCATGGAGACGCGGTTGATGCTGCGCAACGGCGAACAGCTGCTCCTGGCCATCGTCATCCCGGTGATCGTGCTCGTCGCCGGCGTCCTGGCAGCCGACCGACTCGGTCTCGACCTCGGCGGGCGTGCACCGGTGGACGTCCTGGCGCCTGGGGTGCTGGCCCTGGCAGTCATGTCGACCGCCTTCACCTCGATCGCGATCGCCACCGGCTTCGAGCGGCGCTACGGCGTGATCAAGCGCCTCGGGTCCTCCCCTCTCCCCCGGCACGGCCTCCTGCTGGGCAAGGTCCTGGCCCTGCTCAACGTCGTGCTGCTCCAGCTGGTGGTGCTCGTCGTCGTCGCACTCGTCCTAGGCTGGCGGCCCTCGCTAGAGCACCCGGCCCTCAGCGCAGGGGCGGCCGCGCTCACCGTGGCGGCCGGGACATGGGCCTTCGCCTCGCTCGGCCTCTTCGTCGCCGGTGTGCTGCGCGCCGAGGCGACCCTCGCGCTGGCCAACCTGGTCTACCTGCTGCTGATGGCCGGCGGCGGCGTTGTCCTGCCGACCTCGTCCTATGGCGCCGCGGCCGGTCTGGTCTCGTGGCTGCCCTCCGGCGCGCTCGGCGACGCCATGCGCGCCGCCCTGATCGACGCCCGTCTCGACTGGGCGGCCCTGCTCGTCCTCCTCGGGTGGGGCGTCCTCGGGACCCTCCTGACCGCCCGCACCTTCAAATGGGAATGA